The proteins below come from a single Sphingomonas carotinifaciens genomic window:
- a CDS encoding HamA C-terminal domain-containing protein, whose product METTAQQDDELEAALRAIGRDWSRLGARLKLLDHAVNTSCPRLSVRLHYPTLRDAAATVHELVAVATRYLARFCLPHSELQNLYARKDQLSVEDLHEALTDLDRRARDLFIRAGAATGRSGEAGELLLYLLTEWVLQAPQIVAKMSLKTSVAMPVHGSDGIHARYDPENGHLLVYSGEAKLHSDLGDAIRSAISSISSALQPEKLEHELNLVRRDLSLSGLDERARAEMLCFLDPLEPSSLKRIDAVTCLIGFDFGGYDGLSPDDAESVFESRAREQLDRSASAFAKAMRTAGLENRTVELFLMPLPSVEQLRASFQSRIGNAT is encoded by the coding sequence TTGGAGACGACGGCACAACAGGACGATGAACTCGAAGCGGCGCTTCGCGCGATCGGTCGCGATTGGAGCAGGCTCGGGGCGCGTCTGAAGCTGCTTGACCATGCCGTAAACACTTCCTGCCCACGCCTGTCCGTCCGCCTGCACTACCCGACGCTGCGGGACGCCGCCGCTACAGTGCATGAGCTCGTCGCCGTCGCCACTCGATACCTCGCTCGGTTCTGCCTGCCACATTCCGAATTGCAGAACCTATACGCCCGGAAGGACCAGCTTTCAGTTGAAGACCTGCATGAGGCGCTCACCGATCTGGACCGGCGAGCGCGAGACCTGTTCATCCGCGCGGGAGCGGCGACCGGCCGCAGCGGCGAGGCGGGAGAACTGCTGCTATACCTGCTTACGGAATGGGTTCTCCAAGCACCTCAGATCGTCGCGAAGATGAGCCTGAAGACCAGCGTCGCAATGCCGGTGCACGGTTCCGACGGCATCCACGCAAGATACGATCCCGAAAATGGTCACCTCCTCGTCTATTCCGGTGAGGCCAAACTGCACAGCGACCTGGGCGACGCTATAAGGTCGGCGATCTCCTCGATCTCCTCAGCACTTCAACCTGAAAAACTGGAGCACGAACTGAACCTGGTTCGTCGCGATCTGAGCCTTTCCGGACTTGACGAGCGTGCCCGTGCCGAGATGCTGTGCTTCCTGGATCCTCTGGAACCCAGTTCTTTGAAGCGCATAGACGCCGTCACGTGTCTCATCGGCTTCGACTTCGGCGGCTACGACGGACTCAGCCCGGATGATGCCGAGTCCGTCTTCGAGTCCCGGGCGCGCGAACAGTTGGACCGCTCCGCTTCAGCGTTCGCGAAGGCGATGCGTACTGCAGGCTTGGAAAATCGGACGGTCGAACTCTTCCTGATGCCGCTCCCCTCCGTGGAGCAGCTGAGAGCAAGCTTCCAATCGCGGATCGGCAACGCCACCTGA
- a CDS encoding nucleotidyltransferase domain-containing protein, whose product MSGEVLILYGSRARGDAGPNADVDLMLATGAPRPQSPVECMGVSLHRYPRTWLLERAGSGDLFAYHVGHEGVALQDADAFLLELRAAFMRRPSYVADARNGLLVARLLAEDDWGLDAGLRRRFFWGVRTCIISRHAEHARPVFAARELERLSGIDGLADALARREIMTFQECRALGKSLEAAVGDLAPASITGEVLRSALAAAGGFPAECALALERRRWEDGADGATYA is encoded by the coding sequence ATGAGCGGCGAGGTCCTGATCCTCTACGGCAGTCGGGCGAGGGGCGACGCGGGGCCGAACGCCGACGTGGATCTCATGCTGGCCACGGGAGCGCCACGTCCCCAATCGCCGGTCGAATGCATGGGGGTAAGCTTGCACCGCTATCCGCGCACTTGGCTCCTGGAGCGGGCCGGTTCGGGCGACCTCTTCGCCTACCACGTCGGGCACGAAGGCGTCGCCCTCCAGGATGCGGACGCCTTCCTGCTGGAGCTTCGCGCGGCGTTCATGCGTCGACCCTCCTACGTCGCGGACGCCCGCAACGGTCTGCTCGTCGCGCGCCTGCTCGCGGAGGACGACTGGGGTCTGGACGCCGGCCTGAGACGCAGGTTCTTCTGGGGCGTGCGCACCTGCATCATCTCGCGCCACGCGGAGCACGCGAGACCGGTGTTCGCCGCGAGGGAACTGGAGCGGCTGTCGGGCATCGACGGTCTCGCCGATGCGCTCGCGCGAAGGGAGATCATGACATTCCAAGAATGTCGTGCGCTCGGAAAATCGTTGGAGGCGGCGGTCGGAGATCTGGCTCCCGCATCAATCACGGGTGAGGTTCTGCGGTCTGCGCTCGCGGCGGCGGGCGGATTCCCCGCGGAGTGCGCCCTCGCTTTGGAGAGGCGTCGATGGGAGGACGGAGCGGACGGCGCGACCTACGCCTGA
- a CDS encoding S8 family serine peptidase codes for MGELIGCRSRRLAIIRNSTSVTAAMLLAACGGGGAVNSAGGAAPAPTPSVTPTPVPTPTPTSAADTAEYRASGAVVGMKAAYAYDRGITGKGVTIAVIDTGINVEEPEFKGRILADSTSFDQKIARCGTCDAEIVRYDLKDNNGHGSGTASVALAARDAKGMQGVAPEATLLALKIAGPDMSNVSPTSGPVPEGGGPNSALIAPAITYAVEKGAFVISMSLNGFAGGQIATEQRKAMDLVRTSDRLFVQSVSNDVGQDSFAGQVTENMVGTDMTNKDWFLFGIRVDRNLQAPSGNGTPGALADRTLAVVASNIDVVGKDGSITTVTGNSFAAPAIAGAAALLKQYWPQLGGKTISRILLDTATDLGAPGVDQLYGVGLLDVGKAMQAQAPASSFVAAQTALAKFSSLTMSAPFGGASVIGRTVGGMTVFDRYGRDYRMTAATGVRTRGSGLLAGGMLAPVDPPWLTSASTSTDARLGFTSTVPDYWRQALPNRPAMVSFSPAPGQSVTLGANVVVGGSGGVAGSPLRAVVATPVGMSSAWSGNGWSAGFSAGSSRDGRASLRSASFAMPSGFGLELSDLAERGRVLGMSQDVGVGQRGARTTMASLTVRRMVVGIPVSARVTAATTRVEGGSDTMRFIGPVIGTAFAVGGAHGLFGGTATFGLSSPLRVERARVMMLMPVSYDLVSGTLTTRTGAVDLTPDARELDLEFGWSRALSPNSSVRFGVAHAFDAGHVAGAVDTAGFATLTIR; via the coding sequence CTGCGGATACGGCGGAGTACAGGGCGTCGGGTGCCGTGGTCGGCATGAAGGCGGCCTATGCCTATGATCGCGGGATCACCGGCAAGGGCGTCACCATCGCCGTCATCGACACCGGCATCAATGTCGAAGAGCCGGAGTTCAAGGGCCGCATCTTGGCGGACAGCACCTCGTTCGACCAGAAGATCGCCCGCTGCGGCACCTGCGACGCCGAGATCGTCCGCTACGATCTGAAGGACAACAACGGTCACGGCAGCGGGACCGCGTCGGTCGCGCTGGCGGCCCGTGACGCCAAGGGCATGCAGGGCGTGGCGCCGGAGGCGACCCTGCTCGCGCTCAAGATCGCAGGCCCGGACATGTCGAACGTGAGTCCGACGTCCGGCCCGGTGCCAGAGGGCGGCGGTCCGAACTCGGCGCTGATCGCTCCCGCGATTACCTACGCGGTTGAGAAGGGCGCGTTCGTCATCAGCATGAGCCTGAACGGTTTCGCGGGCGGCCAGATCGCCACCGAACAGCGCAAGGCGATGGATCTGGTGCGGACCAGCGACCGTCTTTTCGTCCAATCCGTCTCGAACGACGTCGGCCAGGACAGCTTCGCGGGTCAGGTCACCGAGAACATGGTCGGCACCGACATGACCAACAAGGACTGGTTCCTGTTCGGCATCCGCGTCGACAGGAACCTGCAGGCTCCCAGCGGCAACGGTACCCCCGGCGCGCTGGCGGATCGCACCCTCGCGGTCGTCGCATCGAACATCGACGTCGTGGGCAAGGACGGCTCCATCACGACCGTCACCGGCAACAGTTTCGCGGCACCAGCGATCGCCGGCGCGGCTGCCCTGCTCAAGCAGTACTGGCCGCAGCTCGGCGGCAAGACGATCAGCCGAATACTGCTCGACACGGCCACCGATCTTGGTGCCCCGGGGGTCGACCAACTCTACGGAGTGGGACTGCTCGACGTCGGGAAGGCGATGCAGGCGCAGGCGCCGGCCAGTTCCTTCGTCGCTGCGCAGACGGCGCTGGCGAAGTTCTCCTCGCTGACCATGTCGGCACCGTTCGGCGGCGCGTCCGTGATCGGCCGTACCGTCGGCGGCATGACCGTGTTCGACCGCTACGGCCGTGACTACCGGATGACGGCGGCGACCGGTGTCCGCACGCGTGGCTCGGGACTGCTGGCCGGCGGCATGCTCGCACCGGTCGACCCGCCGTGGCTGACGTCCGCCTCCACGAGCACCGATGCCCGTCTTGGCTTCACCTCCACCGTTCCGGACTATTGGCGGCAGGCCCTCCCGAACCGACCGGCGATGGTCTCGTTCTCACCCGCCCCCGGCCAGTCGGTGACGCTGGGTGCGAACGTCGTCGTCGGCGGTAGCGGCGGCGTCGCCGGATCCCCGCTGCGCGCAGTCGTCGCGACCCCGGTCGGCATGTCCTCGGCATGGTCCGGCAACGGCTGGTCCGCCGGCTTCTCGGCCGGTTCGTCGCGCGACGGACGTGCATCGTTGCGCTCCGCCTCCTTCGCCATGCCGTCCGGCTTCGGCCTCGAACTTTCTGATCTCGCCGAACGCGGTCGCGTGCTTGGCATGAGCCAGGACGTTGGTGTTGGACAGCGTGGGGCGAGGACCACCATGGCCTCGCTTACGGTGCGACGCATGGTCGTCGGCATCCCCGTCTCCGCACGTGTCACCGCAGCCACCACCAGAGTGGAAGGCGGATCGGACACGATGCGCTTCATCGGTCCGGTCATCGGCACCGCCTTCGCAGTCGGAGGCGCACACGGTCTGTTCGGCGGCACGGCGACGTTCGGCCTGTCCTCGCCGCTCCGCGTCGAGCGCGCCCGCGTCATGATGTTGATGCCGGTGTCGTACGATCTCGTCTCCGGCACGCTGACAACCAGGACCGGGGCCGTCGATCTCACCCCTGACGCGCGGGAGCTGGACCTTGAGTTCGGCTGGTCCCGTGCGCTGTCGCCGAACTCCTCGGTCCGGTTCGGCGTCGCCCATGCCTTCGATGCCGGTCACGTGGCCGGTGCCGTCGACACCGCCGGCTTCGCGACCCTGACCATCCGCTGA
- a CDS encoding DEAD/DEAH box helicase: protein MIQDLADKVWSNPLLHPLARRLQRAWIAFEIGAPQTDAPAPDDVVRLVEAAAILACSERTPHRRMAHRVATSALELHGTTSLPLDQAVRVVLARLGNFPAFATRASVRDAQPLLPFGILAEEIAAADRRTVALGDRKVVLTDFQHELWTRLNGRRRVAVAAPTSAGKSFVLQNFLASLFVPDGPRSVLYLVPTRALITQVARSIRAEVDAAALGAKSPIVATVPIEKALRLPPRAVYVMTQERGQIMLAAHADFAPEVIVVDEAHGVADGARGVRLQAAMTDLLKRRPDAQTLFASPAVRNLDVFGRMLDLDDVDALRSREPTVTQNFVMVDVVDVERGELLVRLADASPEDPPVARVTVERRTVTRVERLTNATFALGRGAANIIYANGAAEAEDVALALAALRNDEPTDPAREELARLAAEAVHPDYALIACVRRGVAFHYSHMPTQLRLAVEGAVSRGEVEELVCTSTLLQGVNLPAKNIFLFRPEKGSTRPMHGVDFWNLAGRAGRMMREFQGNIFLIDYERWKAKPLQQPDEAEIIPAVENGICRPSDLLSVIERPRRPGADRPDPEAVFVRLLGDLRDGTLKETLTRAKASQNLTDSAISTLAHALREASAAVNLPMSVLRRSPDISPHKQQRLYNILAIRLDRDGPASLIPPHPADDGAYELYADALQVCHRVILGLRRESRFHRFLAVLALKWMRGLPLPRIMQEQLDRNPRKERRFVVRETLELVEKQVRFQCVRLLGCYHAVLGQLLIDKGRPDLAADIPDMALFLEMGAADRTSISLMSLGVSRPVATQLARQAPSRGMDVEATLDWLASRPAAVTRLGATARDEVNNIIGSARTSEG, encoded by the coding sequence ATGATCCAGGATCTGGCAGATAAGGTCTGGAGCAACCCCTTGCTCCATCCCCTCGCCAGACGGCTTCAACGCGCATGGATCGCCTTCGAAATCGGAGCCCCGCAGACCGACGCGCCCGCGCCGGACGACGTGGTCAGGCTCGTTGAGGCCGCCGCGATCCTCGCATGCTCGGAACGAACCCCTCATCGACGAATGGCGCACCGCGTCGCCACGTCGGCCCTCGAACTGCACGGCACCACGTCGCTGCCACTGGACCAAGCCGTCAGGGTCGTACTGGCGCGGCTCGGCAACTTCCCCGCGTTCGCGACGCGCGCCTCGGTTCGGGATGCGCAACCGCTGCTGCCGTTCGGCATACTGGCGGAGGAGATCGCGGCCGCCGACCGACGCACGGTCGCGCTGGGCGATCGCAAGGTCGTGCTCACCGACTTCCAGCATGAACTATGGACGCGACTGAACGGTCGCCGGCGCGTCGCGGTCGCCGCCCCGACATCGGCAGGCAAGTCGTTCGTGCTTCAGAACTTCCTCGCCTCGCTCTTCGTCCCGGACGGCCCACGCTCGGTCCTCTACCTCGTCCCGACCAGGGCACTTATAACGCAGGTCGCCAGATCGATCCGGGCGGAGGTCGATGCGGCCGCACTCGGCGCAAAATCCCCGATCGTCGCCACCGTGCCGATCGAGAAGGCGCTTCGCCTGCCTCCCCGTGCCGTCTACGTGATGACGCAGGAGCGTGGGCAGATCATGCTTGCCGCCCACGCCGACTTCGCTCCCGAGGTCATCGTCGTCGACGAGGCCCACGGCGTCGCGGACGGCGCAAGGGGTGTCCGCCTTCAGGCAGCCATGACGGACCTGCTGAAGCGCAGACCAGACGCGCAGACGCTGTTCGCAAGTCCGGCCGTAAGGAACCTGGACGTGTTCGGACGCATGCTCGATCTGGACGACGTCGATGCGCTTCGTTCCCGAGAACCGACCGTCACCCAGAATTTCGTAATGGTCGACGTGGTCGATGTCGAACGTGGCGAGCTGCTGGTGAGACTGGCGGATGCGTCGCCCGAGGACCCTCCGGTGGCGCGCGTCACGGTGGAGCGCCGCACAGTGACGCGTGTGGAGCGCTTGACCAACGCTACGTTCGCACTCGGACGGGGCGCCGCTAACATCATATATGCGAACGGAGCGGCCGAGGCGGAGGACGTCGCACTCGCCCTCGCGGCTCTTCGCAACGATGAACCTACGGACCCTGCAAGGGAGGAGCTTGCGCGCCTGGCCGCTGAAGCCGTTCACCCGGACTACGCGCTCATCGCCTGCGTCCGGCGGGGCGTGGCCTTCCACTACTCCCACATGCCGACGCAACTGAGGCTCGCCGTGGAAGGCGCGGTTTCGCGCGGGGAGGTGGAGGAACTCGTGTGCACGAGCACGCTGCTGCAGGGCGTCAACCTGCCAGCGAAGAACATATTCCTGTTCAGGCCGGAGAAGGGTTCGACAAGGCCGATGCACGGCGTCGACTTCTGGAACCTCGCGGGTCGTGCAGGCCGGATGATGCGTGAGTTTCAGGGCAACATCTTCCTCATCGACTACGAACGGTGGAAGGCCAAACCGCTACAACAACCCGACGAAGCGGAGATCATCCCAGCGGTCGAGAACGGCATCTGCCGACCCTCGGATCTTCTCAGCGTGATCGAACGCCCCAGAAGGCCCGGTGCGGACCGCCCGGACCCGGAGGCGGTGTTCGTCCGACTTCTCGGGGACCTCAGGGACGGCACGCTGAAGGAAACACTGACGCGCGCGAAGGCTTCCCAGAACCTCACGGACTCAGCCATCAGCACGCTTGCGCACGCGCTTCGGGAGGCGTCGGCCGCCGTAAACCTACCTATGAGCGTTCTTCGACGCAGTCCCGACATCTCCCCCCACAAGCAGCAGAGGCTCTACAACATCTTGGCCATACGCCTCGATCGTGACGGGCCCGCGTCCCTGATCCCGCCCCATCCCGCGGACGACGGTGCGTACGAACTCTACGCCGACGCTTTGCAGGTCTGCCACCGGGTGATTCTCGGGCTGAGGCGGGAAAGCAGATTCCACCGCTTCCTCGCCGTGCTTGCGCTCAAATGGATGCGCGGACTGCCGCTGCCGCGCATCATGCAGGAGCAGCTCGACCGAAACCCGAGGAAGGAGCGCAGGTTCGTGGTAAGGGAGACGCTGGAGCTGGTGGAAAAGCAGGTCCGCTTTCAGTGTGTCCGGCTGTTGGGCTGTTATCACGCCGTTCTCGGCCAGCTCCTGATCGACAAGGGCCGCCCCGATCTCGCTGCGGATATCCCGGATATGGCTCTCTTCCTTGAGATGGGAGCTGCGGATCGAACGAGCATCAGTCTTATGTCACTTGGCGTATCGCGGCCGGTCGCCACTCAGCTGGCACGACAGGCTCCCTCCCGAGGCATGGATGTGGAAGCGACGCTGGACTGGCTCGCATCGAGGCCCGCCGCTGTCACGCGTCTCGGCGCAACCGCCCGCGACGAGGTGAATAACATCATCGGGTCTGCACGAACTTCCGAGGGCTGA
- a CDS encoding pentapeptide repeat-containing protein produces the protein MIGCGAGRRGGDAPFLSGGSGCIDGRMFRMRRSSETSRHAGATRSSGLTTRHIGNRRHACWWEPIHDPGFVLDPVPYDWDLDRNAGPYRRFVPASALKERITPGDTLEIRDAAFRECDFQGVFEGDPIIMFERCRFVRCDLAYSTWRRCHFKDCTFEHCSISLAAFEGCELRGCSWTNIGLSSRTELLRTFISNPGELIAASTSGRDPDRPTLEHRMHQWFRLKGTRAHFLRTVMLSHATTGDEHTYYETVRLHELQRSSARVAQDAYDLVFGSGRKRASAVPAMLLHAFNHGIMRCLGSLNAWGESAGRPLVALLACWGAFGLAYSRAWFANPVAAPWQKSFDITLLVGYGNQVVAKDPALTMVQDAHVLVAIVIYSVFFATVISKLSRTR, from the coding sequence ATGATCGGCTGCGGCGCCGGGCGTCGCGGCGGCGATGCGCCCTTCCTGTCCGGCGGGTCGGGATGTATCGATGGACGCATGTTCAGAATGCGCCGCTCCTCAGAGACGTCACGCCATGCTGGAGCCACGCGAAGCTCCGGGCTGACGACGCGACACATCGGCAACCGTCGTCACGCATGCTGGTGGGAGCCAATCCACGATCCCGGCTTCGTGCTCGATCCCGTCCCCTACGACTGGGATCTGGACCGCAACGCCGGACCGTATCGCCGCTTCGTCCCGGCGTCGGCGCTGAAGGAGCGCATCACGCCCGGGGATACCCTCGAGATACGCGACGCGGCCTTTCGCGAATGCGACTTCCAGGGGGTGTTCGAGGGTGACCCGATCATCATGTTCGAACGGTGCAGGTTCGTTCGATGCGACCTAGCCTACTCAACGTGGCGGAGGTGCCACTTCAAGGACTGCACGTTCGAGCACTGTTCGATATCGCTCGCGGCGTTCGAAGGCTGCGAACTGCGCGGCTGCTCCTGGACCAACATCGGTCTGTCCAGCCGAACCGAGCTTCTCCGCACCTTCATCAGCAACCCCGGGGAACTGATCGCCGCCTCCACCAGCGGACGCGATCCGGACAGACCGACGCTGGAGCACCGCATGCACCAGTGGTTCAGACTGAAGGGGACGCGTGCCCACTTCCTGCGCACCGTGATGCTGTCCCACGCCACCACGGGCGACGAGCACACCTACTACGAGACCGTGCGTCTGCACGAGCTGCAGCGATCCTCCGCCCGCGTGGCGCAGGACGCCTACGATCTCGTCTTCGGCTCGGGACGGAAGCGCGCGTCCGCGGTGCCCGCCATGCTCCTTCACGCCTTCAATCACGGCATCATGCGATGTCTGGGCTCGCTGAACGCCTGGGGAGAATCCGCCGGACGGCCCCTGGTGGCTCTGCTGGCCTGCTGGGGCGCGTTCGGCCTCGCCTACTCGCGTGCGTGGTTCGCGAACCCGGTCGCCGCGCCGTGGCAGAAGAGCTTCGACATCACCCTCCTCGTCGGTTACGGCAATCAGGTGGTGGCGAAGGATCCCGCGCTGACCATGGTGCAGGACGCGCACGTGTTGGTCGCCATCGTAATCTACTCCGTCTTCTTCGCCACCGTCATCTCGAAGCTGTCACGGACGCGATGA